The proteins below are encoded in one region of Mya arenaria isolate MELC-2E11 chromosome 15, ASM2691426v1:
- the LOC128220494 gene encoding phospholipid scramblase 1-like — translation MADYPKAQSGEKGGEPGAPVAMQPMPSAPPGTAPVPGAQGMVPAGAGWMPAPQAPANCPPGLEYLAQVDQLLIKQKVEGLEAFTGYETNNKYEILNSLGQRVFYAVEDTCCCTRNCCGHHRPWDIKILNNQSKEVMHLSRGLRCNCCMCPCCLQKVTVEAPAGHTIGYVSQAWSMCKPQFKIQTANEDTVLRIKGPCCTWNLCGEIEFDVSTADETSFCGRITKQWSGLAKEAFTDADNYGISFPIDLDVNVKAVLIGAVFLIDFMYFENNTKKDKDKISKAVH, via the exons ATGGCTGACTATCCCAAGGCGCAGAGTGGGGAAAAGGGTGGGGAGCCTGGTGCCCCTGTTGCTATGCAACCAATGCCTTCAG CCCCTCCAGGTACGGCCCCTGTCCCCGGGGCACAAGGAATGGTCCCAGCAGGAGCAGGGTGGATGCCTGCACCTCAGGCCCCAGCCAATTGTCCACCAGGCCTGGAGTATCTGGCACAGGTTGACCAACTGCTTATTAAACAGAAAGTGGAGGGCTTAGAAG CATTTACTGGTTATGAGACTAACAACAAATATGAGATCCTGAACTCACTAGGACAGAGAGTGTTCTACGCTGTCGAAG ATACATGCTGCTGCACAAGAAACTGCTGTGGTCACCACCGACCCTGGGATATCAAAATCCTCAACAACCAGTCTAAGGAGGTGATGCACCTCTCACGGGGCCTCCGATGTAACTGCTGCATGTGTCCTTGCTGTCTACAG aAAGTGACAGTGGAGGCACCAGCTGGTCACACTATTGGGTATGTGTCACAGGCGTGGAGCATGTGTAAGCCTCAGTTCAAGATCCAGACAGCAAATGAAGACACAGTGTTGAGAATTAAGGGGCCATGCTGCACGTGGAACCTATGTGGAGAAATCGAATTTGAT GTGTCAACTGCTGACGAGACATCGTTCTGTGGCCGTATTACCAAGCAGTGGTCTGGACTGGCAAAGGAAGCCTTCACAGATGCAGACAACTATGGAATCTCCTTCCCGATTGATCTGGACGTCAATGTTAAGGCCGTTCTCATAGGAGCCGTGTTCCTCATT GACTTCATGTACTTTGAGAACAACACGAAGAAAGACAAGGACAAGATAAGCAAGGCTGTTCACTAA